In Candidatus Cloacimonadota bacterium, one genomic interval encodes:
- the def gene encoding peptide deformylase, producing the protein MKNNEPEILPIRIYGDKILRQKAEPIDKMTPEVKEFLEDLTYTMYETDGVGLAAPQVGVSKRIFVVDAFWFKEGGKKDPVIFINPEFTEFEGVAEAEEGCLSLPDIYEKVTRAAKVRIRGLNPDGEMVSYEAEGLFARALQHEFDHLDGVLFVDKINKLKKIMIKKKLKDLASTTSKNGVNIGKQMHHTHKEL; encoded by the coding sequence ATGAAAAACAATGAACCTGAAATTTTGCCGATCAGAATTTATGGCGATAAAATTTTGCGTCAAAAAGCGGAGCCTATTGATAAGATGACTCCGGAAGTTAAGGAATTTCTGGAAGATTTAACTTATACAATGTATGAAACAGACGGTGTGGGTCTGGCAGCTCCGCAAGTTGGAGTGTCTAAACGAATTTTTGTGGTCGATGCTTTCTGGTTCAAAGAAGGCGGCAAAAAAGATCCGGTTATTTTCATCAATCCTGAATTCACTGAATTTGAAGGCGTAGCAGAAGCAGAAGAAGGCTGCCTCAGCCTTCCCGATATTTACGAAAAAGTTACTCGCGCTGCCAAGGTTAGGATTCGTGGATTGAATCCTGACGGTGAAATGGTCAGTTATGAAGCAGAAGGACTTTTTGCCCGTGCTCTTCAGCATGAATTCGATCACCTGGACGGTGTTCTTTTCGTGGATAAAATAAATAAACTGAAGAAAATAATGATCAAGAAAAAACTTAAGGATCTGGCAAGCACAACAAGTAAAAACGGTGTGAATATTGGCAAGCAAATGCATCATACACACAAAGAATTGTGA
- the yajC gene encoding preprotein translocase subunit YajC yields the protein MFYSLLEATAPTGQPNMLAQFFPFILMFGILYLLIIRPQRKRQKELQAMLENLQINDVVITNGGIVGKITNIKKEKNIVVLRVDETTNTKIEFQKSAIVGLISPEEKKKVEKK from the coding sequence ATGTTTTATAGTTTATTAGAAGCAACAGCACCAACAGGACAGCCGAATATGCTGGCACAGTTTTTTCCATTTATTCTCATGTTCGGAATTTTGTATCTGCTCATTATCCGTCCGCAGAGAAAGCGTCAAAAAGAATTGCAGGCGATGCTGGAAAATCTGCAGATCAACGATGTTGTTATTACGAATGGCGGAATTGTAGGAAAGATCACTAACATCAAAAAAGAGAAAAATATTGTTGTTTTGCGAGTGGATGAAACAACCAACACAAAAATTGAATTCCAGAAAAGTGCAATTGTTGGTCTCATCAGCCCTGAAGAAAAGAAAAAGGTAGAGAAGAAATAA